The proteins below come from a single Roseiflexus sp. RS-1 genomic window:
- a CDS encoding alpha/beta hydrolase, whose product MNHPLQSSPASAPFDARSRSFAVFAGTTGVLLIHGFGGDPTEVLPLAAALIHDGYSVYAPLLPGHGTLPDALAGVQWQQWAEATAHGFAALRRRCDDVVVVGFSMGGLLALILAAHLPVARLAVLAPALRLRGQLLVNLSSIARHVISWYYPLAGADFSDPELRALLRNRVPDANLDDPLVCEQLRRMVRVPLEAVHQLTLVQRSARRLLPRVTAPTLIVQGRNDQTVDPRSAEQILRHIGSLDRQLIWMEGYGHQLLVGDGGERTVRTIMAWIQNDNAGRGM is encoded by the coding sequence ATGAACCATCCTTTGCAATCTTCTCCTGCGTCGGCGCCGTTCGATGCCCGCAGCCGTTCGTTTGCCGTCTTTGCCGGCACGACCGGCGTCTTGTTGATCCACGGTTTTGGCGGTGATCCCACCGAAGTGTTGCCACTGGCTGCCGCCCTGATCCACGATGGTTACAGCGTTTATGCTCCGCTGCTTCCTGGTCATGGAACGCTCCCCGATGCCCTGGCTGGCGTTCAATGGCAGCAGTGGGCAGAAGCGACTGCACACGGGTTCGCAGCATTGCGTCGGCGTTGTGACGATGTTGTGGTTGTGGGATTCTCGATGGGCGGTCTGCTCGCGCTGATCCTGGCGGCGCATCTGCCGGTTGCACGCCTGGCAGTCCTGGCGCCAGCGCTCCGGTTGCGTGGTCAACTGCTGGTCAATCTGAGCAGTATCGCCAGACACGTCATTTCGTGGTACTATCCTCTTGCTGGCGCTGATTTCAGCGATCCGGAGTTGCGTGCTCTGCTGCGCAACCGCGTACCGGATGCAAATCTTGATGATCCGCTCGTTTGTGAACAGTTGCGTCGTATGGTGCGGGTACCCCTGGAGGCAGTACATCAACTGACCCTTGTGCAACGCTCGGCACGACGGCTTCTGCCTCGCGTCACCGCACCGACGCTGATTGTCCAGGGGCGGAACGATCAGACCGTCGATCCACGTTCGGCTGAACAGATTCTGCGACATATCGGATCTCTTGACCGTCAACTGATCTGGATGGAAGGGTATGGACATCAGTTGCTGGTCGGCGATGGCGGTGAACGCACGGTTCGTACTATCATGGCATGGATTCAAAATGATAATGCCGGGAGGGGGATGTAA
- a CDS encoding CRTAC1 family protein: MFVDYSHLIRHNPPRLHYGVAVVDVDDDGVWELFVAGFDGANRVLRWDGAGFVDIADNILADAQRQAIGVAAGDIDGDGREEIYVLNTDTFAGRKRFGDRLFDYQETGWVDLFELPQNQEALNLTAGRSVAVVDRLGAGRYGFFVANYGGPFRLYELDRFGEVQDMASAAGISFTTGGRGVIALPLVTPRMDIFTVNENGPNFLFANRGDGTFEEIARRAGLPDPHEHGRGVAAGDFDDDGRFDLVCGNWEGPHRLFLQKWDGLFVDAAPPDMAEPSRVRTVIAADFDNDGELEIFFNNIGEPNRLFTRRNGGWTKIDPGDALEPGGLGTGAAVGDFDGDGRLELLVSHGEADLQPLSLYRTMPNDHAWLRVMPLTRAGAPARGAVVILESGGRRQLRTIDAGSGYLCQMEAVAHFGLGRVRTVDRIEVRWPDGATVTIPSPAPNQVLRVPHP; encoded by the coding sequence ATGTTTGTCGATTATAGTCATCTGATCCGTCACAATCCGCCACGACTGCACTACGGCGTTGCTGTCGTCGATGTCGATGACGATGGCGTGTGGGAACTGTTTGTCGCCGGGTTCGATGGCGCCAACCGGGTGCTCCGCTGGGATGGCGCCGGTTTCGTCGATATTGCTGACAACATCCTCGCCGATGCGCAGCGTCAGGCAATCGGAGTTGCTGCTGGCGATATTGATGGCGATGGTCGGGAAGAGATTTATGTGCTCAATACCGATACATTTGCCGGGCGCAAGCGCTTTGGCGATCGGCTGTTCGACTATCAGGAAACCGGTTGGGTCGATCTGTTCGAATTGCCGCAGAACCAGGAGGCGCTCAATCTCACCGCCGGTCGTTCGGTCGCGGTCGTTGATCGGCTTGGCGCCGGGCGCTATGGCTTCTTTGTTGCGAATTATGGCGGTCCGTTCCGCCTGTACGAACTGGATCGCTTCGGTGAAGTCCAGGACATGGCGAGCGCGGCGGGCATCAGTTTCACAACCGGTGGACGCGGCGTGATTGCGCTGCCGCTAGTGACGCCACGGATGGACATTTTCACGGTGAATGAGAATGGTCCCAACTTTCTCTTTGCCAACCGCGGCGATGGTACGTTCGAAGAGATCGCCCGCCGCGCCGGTCTGCCCGATCCGCACGAACATGGGCGCGGGGTCGCTGCTGGCGACTTCGACGATGATGGTCGGTTCGATCTGGTATGTGGCAACTGGGAGGGTCCGCATCGCCTGTTTCTGCAAAAGTGGGATGGCTTGTTTGTCGATGCTGCGCCGCCGGACATGGCTGAGCCGTCACGGGTCCGAACAGTGATTGCTGCCGACTTCGATAACGATGGGGAGTTGGAGATCTTTTTCAATAATATCGGTGAACCGAACCGCCTGTTTACCCGACGGAACGGGGGATGGACGAAGATCGATCCAGGCGACGCGCTCGAACCGGGAGGTCTGGGTACCGGCGCTGCGGTCGGCGACTTTGATGGCGATGGTCGACTCGAACTGCTGGTGAGTCACGGCGAAGCCGATCTGCAACCGCTCAGTCTGTACCGCACGATGCCAAACGATCATGCCTGGTTGCGGGTGATGCCGCTGACCCGCGCTGGCGCACCGGCGCGCGGTGCAGTTGTCATACTGGAATCTGGCGGCAGGCGGCAACTGCGCACCATTGATGCTGGCAGCGGCTATCTCTGTCAAATGGAAGCGGTAGCGCATTTCGGATTGGGTCGTGTGCGTACGGTCGATCGCATCGAGGTGCGCTGGCCCGACGGCGCCACTGTCACGATTCCATCGCCTGCGCCGAACCAGGTGCTGCGTGTGCCGCATCCGTAG
- a CDS encoding COG1470 family protein, with the protein MSNRSTPRHKPALTLALLGTLLAIVVGVPLTIVRAQQVILLAQIGPPPQGDVGSIITLTFQLTNNINDATAASPNTSFTITTANVPSGVTVSSPGVIQLPNNVPGGTSTTFTLQLSISSTAAPGTYNNLLVTAAGSYNSTSGVRNVSTNTFGTFVITVGGATATPTLSPTVSPTPTRTPGPTPTPGPVCPEGVRDPGNDRGSARLVLIDSPVTHGICEIGDEDWFRFGGVGGKVYTIDIERMDAGLDLSLELYDENGQRLAFNDDFFNRDPARPDPKDIKPRIQSWRAPRDGIYYVRVRDTLSIGGGNRTYVFVVRSESYGPTPVVVGEVCRDLYEDDGLPEQAKLILPNEIQPGRRLCPTGDADWVRFFGKAGKVYYIYTDTRPYRNTPDFNNQTQAGADTVMYLFDRDGSRLLDFSDDIAGSLDSQIRFVPQVDGFYYVQIKNNGDLGNQFIRYDLILQLCIPDEECGRAPQPAVLPAPGAPTPTVAPFTDRTPTPTGTPAPGAFEGGAPNGAEDGSTRALLNGPLVGFADVAFDQLWQRTDRVVASGRVQRSWLWGPRGLMARAEQYQQAASGLRQVQYFDKGRMELNDPFGDRSSPWFVTSGLLVMELVTGRMQIGANEFVQREPAGIPVAGDADDPNAPLYASFAAVITQTAPDRTGQAPRQTIDRQGQVGDYAGPVRSETRFARYIAESGHNIPAVFWDYLNARGMVYEQGRLRNDRLFDWLFVVGYPISEPFWARVRIGGVERDVLIQLFERRTLTYVPDNPAGWRVEMGNVGRHYYRWRYGEELP; encoded by the coding sequence GTGAGCAATCGGTCTACGCCCCGGCACAAACCAGCACTGACGCTGGCACTGCTCGGAACGCTTCTGGCGATTGTGGTTGGTGTTCCTCTCACCATCGTTCGCGCCCAACAGGTTATTCTACTTGCCCAGATCGGACCACCGCCGCAGGGCGATGTCGGTTCGATCATCACCCTGACGTTTCAACTTACGAACAATATCAACGATGCCACTGCCGCCAGTCCGAATACGTCGTTCACGATCACAACAGCGAATGTTCCGTCTGGTGTGACGGTGAGTTCACCGGGTGTTATTCAACTGCCAAATAATGTACCCGGCGGTACGAGCACAACGTTTACCCTGCAATTGAGCATCAGTAGCACCGCTGCACCGGGAACCTATAACAACCTGCTGGTAACGGCAGCCGGCTCGTACAACTCGACGTCTGGCGTGCGCAATGTGAGCACCAACACCTTTGGCACGTTTGTGATTACTGTAGGCGGGGCAACTGCCACACCCACGCTGTCGCCGACAGTGTCGCCGACGCCGACGCGCACGCCGGGTCCGACGCCAACGCCGGGACCTGTATGCCCGGAAGGTGTGCGCGATCCGGGAAATGATCGTGGCAGCGCGCGTCTGGTGCTGATCGACTCACCAGTCACCCATGGCATCTGTGAGATCGGCGATGAGGACTGGTTCCGCTTTGGCGGGGTCGGCGGCAAGGTCTACACGATCGATATCGAGCGGATGGACGCCGGTCTCGATCTGTCGCTCGAACTGTATGACGAGAATGGTCAGCGTCTGGCGTTCAACGATGATTTCTTCAACCGCGACCCGGCTCGCCCCGACCCGAAGGACATCAAGCCGCGCATTCAGTCGTGGCGCGCGCCGCGCGATGGAATCTACTATGTTCGTGTGCGTGATACGCTGAGCATCGGCGGCGGCAATCGCACCTATGTCTTTGTCGTCCGTTCGGAGAGTTACGGTCCGACGCCTGTGGTGGTCGGCGAAGTTTGCCGCGATCTGTACGAAGACGATGGCTTGCCGGAGCAGGCGAAACTGATCCTGCCGAACGAAATTCAACCAGGGCGCCGACTCTGTCCGACAGGCGACGCCGATTGGGTCAGGTTCTTCGGGAAAGCGGGCAAAGTGTACTACATCTACACCGACACGCGCCCCTACCGTAACACGCCGGATTTCAACAATCAAACCCAGGCGGGCGCCGATACGGTGATGTATTTGTTCGACCGCGATGGCAGTCGTCTCCTCGACTTCAGCGACGACATTGCTGGATCGCTCGATTCGCAGATCCGCTTTGTGCCGCAGGTGGATGGGTTCTACTATGTCCAGATCAAGAATAACGGCGATCTCGGCAATCAGTTCATCCGCTACGATCTGATCCTGCAACTTTGCATTCCAGATGAAGAGTGCGGGCGTGCGCCACAACCCGCTGTACTGCCTGCGCCCGGAGCACCAACGCCAACCGTCGCTCCATTCACCGATCGCACACCGACTCCGACCGGAACCCCAGCGCCGGGCGCCTTTGAAGGTGGTGCGCCCAACGGCGCTGAAGATGGATCAACGCGCGCGTTGCTCAACGGTCCGCTGGTCGGTTTTGCCGATGTAGCGTTCGACCAACTCTGGCAGCGCACGGATCGGGTCGTTGCCAGCGGTAGAGTACAGCGCAGCTGGCTCTGGGGACCGCGTGGCTTGATGGCGCGCGCCGAGCAGTATCAGCAGGCGGCAAGCGGCTTGCGGCAGGTGCAGTATTTCGATAAGGGACGCATGGAACTGAACGATCCGTTCGGAGATCGTTCCAGTCCCTGGTTTGTCACCTCCGGTTTGCTGGTGATGGAACTGGTGACGGGGCGCATGCAGATCGGAGCGAACGAATTCGTGCAACGCGAACCGGCAGGCATTCCGGTTGCTGGCGACGCCGACGATCCCAACGCGCCGCTGTACGCCAGTTTCGCCGCCGTCATAACGCAGACGGCGCCGGATCGCACGGGGCAGGCGCCACGCCAGACCATTGATCGCCAGGGGCAGGTGGGCGACTATGCCGGACCGGTGCGCAGCGAGACGCGCTTTGCTCGCTATATCGCGGAGTCAGGGCACAACATTCCGGCAGTCTTTTGGGATTACCTCAATGCGCGGGGGATGGTCTACGAACAGGGGCGGTTACGCAATGACCGTTTGTTCGACTGGTTGTTTGTTGTAGGGTACCCGATCAGTGAACCCTTCTGGGCACGAGTGCGCATCGGCGGGGTTGAGCGTGATGTGCTGATCCAGTTGTTCGAGCGCAGAACACTGACGTATGTGCCTGACAATCCAGCCGGATGGCGGGTCGAAATGGGCAATGTCGGACGTCACTACTACCGCTGGCGGTACGGCGAAGAACTTCCCTGA
- the aroF gene encoding 3-deoxy-7-phosphoheptulonate synthase, with amino-acid sequence MIVVMRSTATEEELNAVLTRIQEHGLKGSVTYGEERNIVGVIGAAIPPTLREELERFPGVQEAVRITRPYKLAAREFHPPDTIVQVGDVAVGGGSFVVIAGPCAVESEAQIMATAFAVREAGAHMLRGGAFKPRSSPYTFRGLGEEGLRLLALARAETGLPIVTEVMTPTDVELVARYADVLQIGARNMQNFQLLEEAGRSGKPVLLKRGMSATIEEWLLSAEYIIAQGNPNVILCERGIRTFETATRNTMDLNAVALAKRCSHLPVIADPSHGTGKWYLVPPLALASLAAGADGVMIEVHPDPDRATSDGGQSLTCENFAALMPQMTALAGLLGRKSHVLVAH; translated from the coding sequence ATGATCGTCGTCATGCGGAGCACCGCGACCGAAGAGGAGTTGAACGCAGTCCTGACGCGCATCCAGGAGCACGGTCTCAAGGGGAGCGTCACCTACGGTGAGGAGCGGAACATCGTTGGCGTCATCGGAGCAGCGATTCCGCCGACGTTGCGCGAAGAACTCGAGCGCTTTCCGGGCGTCCAGGAAGCAGTGCGCATCACGCGACCGTACAAACTGGCTGCGCGTGAGTTCCACCCCCCGGATACCATCGTCCAGGTTGGCGATGTCGCCGTTGGCGGAGGTTCGTTCGTGGTGATTGCCGGACCATGCGCTGTTGAAAGCGAAGCGCAGATTATGGCGACTGCGTTCGCAGTGCGCGAAGCGGGCGCTCACATGCTGCGCGGCGGCGCCTTCAAACCGCGATCCTCTCCCTACACCTTTCGCGGTTTGGGCGAGGAAGGGTTACGACTGCTGGCGCTGGCGCGCGCCGAAACAGGATTGCCCATCGTGACGGAAGTGATGACGCCGACCGATGTCGAACTGGTGGCACGCTACGCCGATGTGCTCCAGATCGGGGCGCGCAATATGCAGAACTTTCAGTTGCTGGAAGAAGCCGGTCGCAGCGGAAAACCGGTGCTGCTCAAACGCGGGATGTCGGCGACGATCGAGGAATGGCTGCTCTCCGCCGAATACATTATTGCGCAGGGCAACCCGAACGTCATTCTCTGCGAACGCGGCATTCGCACATTCGAGACAGCAACGCGCAACACGATGGACCTGAACGCTGTGGCGCTCGCCAAACGCTGCAGTCACCTGCCGGTGATTGCCGATCCGTCGCATGGCACGGGCAAGTGGTACCTGGTGCCGCCGCTTGCGCTGGCATCACTCGCCGCCGGCGCCGATGGCGTTATGATCGAAGTGCATCCCGATCCGGATCGCGCCACCTCGGACGGCGGACAGTCGCTCACATGCGAAAACTTTGCCGCATTGATGCCGCAGATGACCGCGCTTGCCGGATTGCTTGGACGGAAGAGTCACGTGTTGGTTGCACATTGA
- the aroH gene encoding chorismate mutase — protein MTIVCRGIRGATTCDENTREAILEATRDLLQRIIAANGVRPEDIASAIFSTTPDLTAEFPAVAARELGWLDAALLCTHEMAVPGSLPRCIRVLIHWNTTRRAEEIVHVYIRGAHTLRPDRSAIQAPAETSGQ, from the coding sequence ATGACGATCGTCTGTCGTGGCATTCGCGGCGCAACCACCTGTGACGAAAACACGCGCGAGGCGATCCTCGAAGCAACACGTGACCTGTTGCAGCGCATCATTGCCGCAAACGGCGTGCGTCCAGAGGACATCGCCAGCGCCATCTTCAGCACCACGCCCGACCTGACTGCGGAATTCCCGGCGGTTGCCGCGCGTGAACTCGGCTGGCTCGACGCTGCGCTGCTCTGTACGCACGAAATGGCGGTTCCCGGTAGTCTGCCACGCTGCATTCGCGTGCTGATCCACTGGAATACCACGCGGCGGGCGGAAGAGATCGTTCATGTGTACATCCGTGGCGCACATACGTTGCGTCCCGATCGGAGCGCGATCCAGGCGCCAGCAGAGACATCAGGGCAATGA
- a CDS encoding ANTAR domain-containing response regulator, with the protein MAVTRILIAEDNDLVALTLEEQLKGLGYDVIGIARTGAEAIDLTARLGPDLIIMDIRMPEMEGTEAAARINQQRPTPILMLTAYTDRETIRKAEQAGALGYLVKPVNEAELSPAINIALARFRELQALRAQVHELEESLEARKLIERAKGILMQRLGLSERDAYERLRQRARDKRAKMKDIAQAIIEAEELLGSGS; encoded by the coding sequence ATGGCAGTTACGCGCATTCTTATTGCCGAAGACAACGATCTGGTCGCGCTCACGCTCGAAGAGCAACTGAAAGGGCTTGGCTACGATGTCATCGGCATCGCACGCACCGGCGCCGAAGCTATTGATCTTACGGCACGTCTTGGACCAGATCTGATCATCATGGATATTCGCATGCCGGAAATGGAAGGGACGGAAGCGGCGGCGCGGATCAATCAGCAGCGCCCGACTCCCATCCTGATGCTCACTGCGTATACCGACAGAGAAACCATCCGCAAAGCGGAGCAGGCTGGAGCGCTTGGCTACCTGGTCAAACCGGTCAACGAAGCAGAACTATCACCGGCAATCAACATCGCGCTGGCGCGTTTCCGCGAATTGCAGGCGTTGCGGGCGCAGGTGCACGAACTGGAAGAATCGCTCGAAGCGCGCAAATTGATCGAGCGCGCCAAAGGCATTCTGATGCAACGTCTGGGGTTGAGTGAGCGCGACGCCTACGAACGGCTGCGGCAGCGCGCGCGCGACAAACGCGCCAAGATGAAAGATATTGCCCAGGCGATCATCGAAGCCGAAGAACTGCTGGGTTCTGGATCGTGA
- a CDS encoding serine hydrolase domain-containing protein — MPIPVIDAIMTGAIDGRIFPGAVVLVARDAEVLHVAAYGTMTYDPSGNNPVTPATIYDIASLTKMFTATAALHLYDKGKIDLAAPVQAYLPHVRARDVTVWHLLTHTSGLDLRLSTLRHAGRAGLLAAVYDALPARPPGSSVAYTNINSLLLGEIITAVYGQPLDRAIDELVCRPLRLQRTGFRPDPALIAHIAPTEFDGEWRGCLVHGVVHDESAYVLGGIAGHAGLFSTAGDLWTFCRAWLPAGSDHQPTPLLNPTTLTLAITNQTPGLAQACGLGWMIDRPNFMGPAPRGSYGHTGFTGPALVIVPRDRLIIIVLSNRVHPQRSAPRHHAITAAIVAAALDSISAPYALSDPSM; from the coding sequence ATGCCCATTCCAGTCATCGATGCCATTATGACCGGCGCTATTGACGGGCGCATCTTTCCCGGCGCGGTCGTCCTGGTTGCGCGTGATGCGGAGGTTCTCCACGTTGCTGCGTATGGAACGATGACCTACGATCCATCCGGCAACAATCCCGTCACGCCAGCAACCATCTACGATATTGCGTCATTGACCAAAATGTTCACTGCAACTGCGGCGCTGCATCTGTACGACAAAGGGAAGATCGATCTGGCAGCGCCGGTTCAGGCGTATCTGCCGCACGTTCGTGCGCGTGACGTTACCGTCTGGCATCTGCTGACCCACACATCGGGACTCGACCTGCGCCTTTCGACGCTCCGTCACGCGGGGCGCGCGGGGTTGCTGGCGGCGGTCTACGACGCGCTGCCCGCCCGTCCGCCCGGCAGCAGCGTCGCCTACACCAACATCAATTCGTTGTTGCTGGGTGAAATCATCACTGCCGTGTATGGTCAACCGCTCGACAGAGCCATTGACGAACTGGTCTGCCGACCACTGAGACTGCAACGCACTGGCTTCCGCCCCGATCCTGCGCTGATCGCGCATATTGCACCAACCGAGTTTGATGGGGAATGGCGTGGCTGCCTGGTTCACGGCGTCGTTCACGACGAAAGCGCGTATGTGCTCGGAGGCATCGCCGGGCATGCCGGTCTCTTCAGCACTGCCGGTGATCTCTGGACATTTTGCCGCGCCTGGTTGCCTGCCGGGAGCGATCATCAGCCGACGCCGCTCCTGAACCCGACGACCCTGACCCTGGCGATAACCAATCAGACGCCAGGACTGGCGCAGGCGTGTGGTCTCGGATGGATGATTGATCGACCAAACTTCATGGGACCGGCGCCCCGCGGCAGTTACGGTCACACCGGTTTCACCGGACCGGCGCTGGTTATTGTCCCCCGTGATCGTCTGATCATCATCGTGCTGAGCAACCGGGTCCACCCGCAGCGCAGCGCGCCACGTCACCACGCCATTACTGCCGCAATCGTCGCCGCAGCGCTCGACAGCATATCGGCGCCATATGCGCTATCCGATCCTTCGATGTAA
- a CDS encoding right-handed parallel beta-helix repeat-containing protein encodes MDPVEPPPNKSPVRMPILRISRDTAILLASLIFLACAILLAVLFPPSGSELARALTPVATIAQATAIVVEPAQLVSPVPTLLPTDVVLPSTDQQPYPPPAATLPVTAFSPTPEPTPAIAFSPTPELPIPTVASEGAGIAPTAPLAQAPTLEPTLPPPPVVQPTPEPPAPTQPVETQPLPPTQPPAPRPTRPPPTATPVPIDIIRTTTYWTPAQSPITLRRDTLVASGAGLIIEPGVEVRIPPGIALYVDGRLYALGQADRPVRFTGASLPRWEGIFGRPGSDIVLEHVEVRGGGAGGTVLASDRGGLTIRSSRIVDNGGHVRVAGRGFELRDSEITGNDLPYGAAVEIVYENGGTATLIGNRIGGNRMAFGSPNVRITNLSPNDTVILDVQRNLLVGQDGPNLTLETNGLLQGSIVCNGLIGGSNGLSLLSTLPQAPGLPQLTIRDNAIEKHTPPIIPIYLQRGIGRGATSDVAIDMRGNWWGAAEGPYEPDRHADGRGDAPGDLVEFDPWLTERPPCAPAQ; translated from the coding sequence GTGGATCCGGTCGAACCGCCACCCAACAAATCGCCAGTGCGTATGCCGATCCTTCGTATCTCGCGTGATACCGCGATCCTGCTGGCATCGCTCATCTTTCTCGCCTGCGCTATTCTGCTGGCGGTGCTGTTCCCGCCTTCCGGCAGTGAACTGGCGCGCGCCTTGACTCCGGTCGCAACGATAGCCCAGGCGACTGCCATCGTCGTCGAACCGGCGCAACTGGTGTCTCCAGTCCCAACGCTTCTGCCAACCGATGTCGTCCTGCCGTCAACCGATCAGCAACCGTATCCGCCTCCCGCAGCAACGCTGCCGGTCACGGCATTTTCACCCACGCCAGAACCAACGCCTGCGATAGCATTCTCGCCCACGCCGGAGTTGCCGATACCGACGGTCGCATCTGAGGGGGCAGGCATAGCCCCAACTGCACCGCTCGCACAGGCGCCGACGCTCGAACCAACGCTTCCACCGCCACCCGTCGTCCAACCAACGCCAGAACCGCCTGCGCCAACGCAACCGGTCGAGACTCAACCCTTGCCGCCGACCCAACCGCCTGCGCCGCGCCCTACCCGTCCTCCGCCTACCGCGACCCCAGTGCCGATCGACATCATCCGAACCACAACCTACTGGACGCCAGCCCAGAGTCCGATCACGCTACGACGCGATACCCTGGTGGCATCCGGCGCCGGCCTGATCATCGAACCGGGTGTTGAGGTGCGCATCCCCCCTGGCATTGCGCTGTACGTCGATGGTCGGCTGTATGCCCTGGGTCAGGCGGATCGTCCGGTGCGCTTCACCGGCGCAAGTTTGCCGCGCTGGGAGGGCATCTTTGGGCGACCCGGCAGCGACATTGTGCTGGAACACGTGGAAGTGCGCGGCGGCGGCGCGGGGGGAACGGTTCTTGCATCAGACCGCGGCGGGTTGACGATCCGTTCGAGCCGCATCGTCGATAATGGCGGTCATGTGCGGGTGGCGGGCAGAGGCTTCGAACTGCGTGACAGCGAGATAACCGGCAATGATCTGCCCTACGGCGCTGCCGTCGAAATCGTGTATGAGAACGGCGGTACGGCAACGCTAATCGGCAATCGTATCGGCGGCAACCGTATGGCTTTCGGATCACCCAACGTCCGGATCACCAACCTCAGCCCCAATGATACGGTCATTCTCGATGTCCAGCGCAATCTGCTGGTCGGGCAGGATGGTCCCAACCTCACCCTGGAAACCAACGGTCTGTTGCAGGGATCGATTGTGTGCAACGGACTCATCGGCGGTTCGAACGGATTGAGCCTGCTCAGCACCCTGCCACAGGCGCCGGGATTGCCACAGTTAACGATTCGCGACAATGCCATCGAGAAGCACACGCCGCCGATCATCCCGATCTATCTGCAACGCGGCATCGGGCGCGGCGCCACCAGTGATGTGGCAATCGATATGCGCGGCAACTGGTGGGGTGCTGCGGAAGGTCCCTACGAACCGGACAGGCACGCTGACGGGCGTGGCGACGCTCCTGGCGATCTGGTGGAGTTCGACCCCTGGTTGACCGAACGCCCGCCCTGTGCTCCTGCCCAATAA